A genomic stretch from Arachis stenosperma cultivar V10309 chromosome 3, arast.V10309.gnm1.PFL2, whole genome shotgun sequence includes:
- the LOC130965919 gene encoding eukaryotic translation initiation factor 3 subunit I-like, giving the protein MRPILMKGHERPLTFLKYNRDGDLLFSCAKDHNPTVWFADNGERLGTYRGHNGAVWCCDVSRDSTRLITGSADQTAKLWNVQTGQQLFTFNFDSPARSVDFSVGDKLAVITTDPFMELTSALHVKRIARDISDQTAESLLVLKGPQGRINRALWGPLNKTIISGGEDAIIRIWDSETGKLLKESDKESGHKKTITSLVRSVDGSHFLTGSLDKSAKLWDTRTLTLIKTYVTERPVNAVAMSPLLDHVVIGGGQDASAVTTTDHRAGKFEAKFFDKILQEEIGGVKGHFGPINALAFNPDGKSFSSGGEDGYVRLHHFDPDYFNIKI; this is encoded by the exons ATGAGGCCGATTTTGATGAAGGGCCACGAGAGGCCATTGACTTTCCTAAAATATAATAGGGACGGCGACCTCCTCTTCTCTTGCGCCAAGGACCATAATCCCACCGTCTGGTTCGCCGATAACGGAGAGAGATTGGGAACTTACCGAGGCCACAACGGCGCCGTCTGGTGCTGCGACGTTTCACGTGACTCCACGCGTCTTATTACAGGCAGCGCTGACCAGACCGCCAAGCTCTGGAATGTTCAGACCGGCCAGCAGCTCTTTACATTCAACTTCGATTCCCCGGCCAGGTCCGTTGACTTCTCCGTCGGTGACAAGCTCGCCGTCATCACCACCGACCCCTTCATGGAGCTCACATCCGCTCTTCATGTCAAGCGCATTGCCAGGGACATCTCCGATC AGACTGCGGAGTCCTTGCTTGTTCTTAAGGGGCCTCAGGGAAGGATAAACAGAGCTCTATGGGGACCGTTGAATAAGACCATTATTAGCGGCGGAGAAGATGCCATTATTCGCATTTGGGATTCTGAG ACTGGAAAACTGCTCAAAGAGTCGGATAAGGAATCCGGACATAAGAAGACGATAACATCACTTGTCAGATCTGTTGATGGTTCACATTTTCTCACTGGCTCCCTCGACAAGTCTGCCAAG CTTTGGGATACAAGAACGTTGACACTTATCAAAACTTATGTGACTGAACGCCCAGTGAATGCAGTTGCAATGTCACCTCTTCTTGATCAT GTGGTAATTGGAGGTGGTCAGGATGCATCAGCTGTTACAACTACTGATCATAGAGCTGGGAAATTTGAAGCCAAATTCTTTGATAAG ATTCTTCAAGAAGAAATTGGTGGTGTTAAAGGGCATTTTGGACCAATTAATGCATTAGCCTTTAACCCTGATGGGAAAAG TTTTTCAAGCGGAGGTGAAGACGGTTATGTACGGTTGCATCACTTTGACCCAGATTATTTCAATATCAAAATATAG